Proteins from a single region of Catenulispora acidiphila DSM 44928:
- a CDS encoding ABC transporter permease, translating into MNAAARRSAPLSFTPKPGAAPAARMILAQAAHEVRLMLRNPEQLLLTIVIPALMMVLFSGESLVATSGPGKRVDFYAPGLFGAAVLSTAFTGLAIATGFERRYGVLKRMGATPLPRWGLIVAKALCVLCVEVIQIALLSAIALAMGWKPHGDPLAVAVLVVLATGTFAGLAMLMAGTLRAEATLGLANFVFLLLLAGGGVIIPLSKFPSGVRHVLDALPISALTNGLRDVLQHGATLPWANVGILAAWAVAAIAVAARTFKWE; encoded by the coding sequence ATGAACGCCGCCGCCCGGCGGTCCGCCCCCCTGAGCTTCACCCCGAAGCCCGGCGCCGCCCCGGCCGCCCGCATGATCCTGGCGCAGGCCGCGCACGAGGTCCGCCTGATGCTCCGCAACCCCGAGCAGCTGCTGCTGACCATAGTGATCCCGGCGCTGATGATGGTGCTGTTCTCCGGGGAGTCGCTGGTCGCCACCTCCGGCCCGGGCAAGCGCGTCGACTTCTACGCCCCGGGCCTGTTCGGCGCGGCAGTGCTGTCCACGGCGTTCACCGGCCTGGCCATCGCCACCGGCTTCGAGCGCCGCTACGGCGTCCTCAAGCGCATGGGCGCCACGCCGCTGCCGCGCTGGGGGCTGATCGTGGCCAAGGCGCTGTGCGTGCTGTGCGTCGAGGTGATCCAGATCGCGCTGCTGTCGGCGATCGCCCTGGCCATGGGCTGGAAGCCGCACGGCGACCCGCTGGCGGTGGCGGTGCTGGTCGTCCTGGCCACCGGCACCTTCGCGGGCCTGGCCATGCTGATGGCCGGCACCCTGCGCGCCGAGGCCACCCTGGGCCTGGCGAACTTCGTGTTCCTGCTCCTGCTCGCCGGCGGCGGCGTGATCATCCCGCTGTCCAAGTTCCCCTCGGGCGTCCGCCACGTGCTCGACGCCCTCCCGATCAGCGCCCTCACCAACGGCCTGCGCGACGTGCTCCAGCACGGCGCCACGCTGCCCTGGGCCAACGTCGGTATCCTCGCCGCCTGGGCCGTGGCCGCGATCGCGGTGGCCGCCCGGACCTTCAAGTGGGAGTAG
- a CDS encoding ABC transporter ATP-binding protein, producing MGQPAVEVTGLVKRYGAKTAVDGLDLRVQTGTITAVLGPNGAGKTSTIECCEGYRRPDGGSVRVLGLDPVTQGEQLRPRIGVMLQSGGIYPSVRAAEMLKHTAKLYANPLDTDALIERLGLGSAGRTTFRRLSGGQQQRLSLALAVVGRPELVFLDEPTAGLDVQARHATWELIEQLRRDGVTVVLTTHLLDEAERLADTVAIVDAGKVIAHDTPAALSAANGTADTAIRFTAPPGLDLAGLLAKLPGGLTAVEQPPGGYTVGGDITPNVLAAVTAWCAAKDVMPQGLSVGRRTLEDAFLDLTGRDLR from the coding sequence ATGGGACAACCAGCCGTAGAAGTGACCGGCCTGGTCAAGAGGTACGGCGCCAAGACCGCGGTGGACGGCCTGGACCTGCGCGTGCAGACCGGGACCATCACCGCCGTGCTCGGCCCGAACGGCGCCGGGAAGACCTCGACCATAGAGTGCTGCGAGGGGTACCGCCGTCCCGACGGCGGGTCCGTCCGCGTGCTCGGGCTGGATCCGGTTACCCAGGGTGAGCAGCTGCGGCCGCGGATCGGCGTGATGCTGCAGTCCGGCGGCATCTACCCCAGCGTGCGTGCGGCGGAGATGCTCAAGCACACCGCCAAGCTCTACGCGAACCCCCTGGACACCGACGCGCTGATCGAGCGCCTGGGCCTGGGCTCGGCCGGCCGGACCACCTTCCGGCGGCTGTCCGGCGGGCAACAGCAGCGGCTCTCGCTGGCGCTGGCCGTGGTCGGGCGGCCGGAGCTGGTGTTCCTGGACGAGCCCACCGCCGGGCTGGACGTGCAGGCCCGGCACGCCACCTGGGAGCTGATCGAGCAGCTGCGGCGGGACGGCGTCACCGTGGTGCTCACCACCCACCTGCTGGACGAGGCCGAGCGGCTGGCCGACACGGTGGCGATCGTCGACGCCGGCAAGGTGATCGCGCACGACACCCCGGCGGCGCTGTCGGCCGCGAACGGCACCGCGGATACCGCGATCCGCTTCACCGCGCCGCCCGGACTGGACCTGGCCGGGCTCCTGGCGAAGCTGCCGGGCGGGCTGACCGCCGTCGAGCAGCCGCCGGGCGGCTACACCGTCGGCGGCGACATCACCCCGAACGTGCTCGCCGCCGTGACCGCGTGGTGTGCCGCCAAGGACGTGATGCCGCAAGGGTTGAGCGTGGGACGCCGTACGCTCGAAGACGCCTTCCTCGATCTGACCGGACGGGACCTCCGTTGA